In the Hermetia illucens chromosome 1, iHerIll2.2.curated.20191125, whole genome shotgun sequence genome, tgaagcctctttggtaggggccaatgaagttctgggcatatggggctatccggcctagtcacgattgcggagaatatcttatagagcaacgtgacacctctataattgctgcactgtgtgacatctcctttttatatatgagacagataatgcctctttgccagtcgtcaggcgttgattcgctgtcccacaccttgagcacaagttgatgaaccacttggtgtaactggtcgcctccatatttaaccaattcggctgtaattccatcagttcctggcgacctatgatttttaatccgatgaattgcacggactgcttctcctatatttggtggtggcagtatttgtccgttgtcttcagttggcgggacctccaactcgccgatttcctgtttgttcagtagttcatcaaagtactcaacccatcgcttcaatatgcccattctgtaggaaatcagattttcctctttgtttcgACGGAACGatcatcgtggtgtataaggcttcatcctgctgacttgttggtaaaacttccgcgcctggtgcggttgctccctgtacttttctagttcacagacctgttatttctcccaggcttccttttttcgtctgtgaagtcacttctccgctcaacggagttcatTATAAGtatttgcgcgtgcccgcattctttgaaaatgtaatattactcggtgtgcagcattcttccgttccgttgctggcttacattcatcgtcaatccAACCGTTGCggctttttttgcggctggggccaagtatctttgtggccgtatcaatgatagcgttcttcaggtggttgagaagatcatttgttgatgcttcatctccaggacctctgttgactccgattattgcggcatccatgtcCCTCTCTCTTTAATCGGAAGCGAAGAaagtcgaaagggagagatctataatTACATAGatagcaacagcgatgggatgtGGTTTATCACTTAGGTTGATCCCTAACATCAGGGAGTGACTGGAGAGAAAATATGCTGAGATTAATTAGATTAGAGAGATAGAGATTAATCAAGTAGTAATggggatatatgttgctatcattgggCCAATGGTCACTTATGCATCCGCAGTGTGGAttgttaaggtgaaacaaaagagttttcgccgtaaactagccacactgcaaagaattgtATGTCTGCCGCAGCtctctactcaatttgcagttcTTGGATTTTTTAAAGGTGACTGAgcgttaatgctgctaaacacaccaaaattttcctgtcctgaaaagtttatcctgttgaaaagcagaaagacttgcagaagtatcgtGGGCCttctagctgggcatatgttcagaacacACATTATcccagatgatacgtgtccattctgtaatgagGCCGCCTATGgccgcatcagacatcagatttttggtgctgatgtgttgCAACTACAGCGGGTTGCATCACATccgctaacggaaatcctgcgatacataaacgaatccgggatagcTCCGTTAGACGGTGGAGTCGAATACAATGGATCACTAGAGTCTGAGAATCAGACTATGGTGATAGCCGTTACTTTCGCCACTACTACCGAACGGCTGTGAAGTTTTCTTAATAATCGATCAAGCTGGAATGAACTCAGCCACCGAGGAAACCCGAAGATGTTATCCCGGACTGAAGTCGGAGCTAAAAACACGTtgaatatttccctttttgccCATTATTTAGGAATACATGCTGATATTCAGGGCTTGATTTTGCTATCATTTATAAGATAGACTCCCCTTCAGAGAGGATCTTCTGCTAAAGGGACGAAATAACATGCATAATATATTCAAGAaaaaatctatttatttattgcaaatttatcttttaaagAACAAAGAACGTAATAGCTTTCGACTCTATCAAGTCGGATTTGCTTTTACACCTCTACATCTCCGGATACCAAGTTGCTGGAAgcataactttattttttaagatCTAATAGGTTAGATAGAAACCTGTAATTAGCAGCGAATCTCTCAGTACAGTGTCAATAATTTGAAGGTTCCATTccataactaactaactagattTACTTAAAACAAGCGGCCTCTCAGGGTTTCGTAGCTGTTGAAACATGTCTTTCAAAGCCGAGTGTAAAGAAACGTTTGTAACAAAGCAAACAATAATAGAATAGTGATCATGTGGACAGATGCACAATCACCTCGTGTTTGTAAGTATCAataattataaattaattaTGAACAGTTTCGCTTGGCTTGTTAGTAAAATGCAAACCGCCGACTTTATTATCTATGCTAATTTTTATTCCTAGCGGACAACGTCCGTTCACAAGTAAGTTGAACAAACTATCGAAATAGGAATATAGGGGTTAAAAAATCTGGTCGATTACCAGCTCAATACTGATAACATTGATtaatgtgctgatatgtcacttTTAGTTTCCTATAAAAGGGATGAATCTTCTAATGGGTATTTATTGATTTATAATCGACCGGCGTTCAACAGCGGATTTTGTTCAGGACTTCAAAACCAGGGAAACATGCGGTGGCATTCtactcttttctttctttttggtgtgttttatttattttatactatatgcatccatccatccatccatccatccatccatgttaaattttaaatttttttgggtAATATGAATTAAATAATTAACGATAAATTTAAATCCGCCTCCCGCAGTTGCTGTCTTAAAATTTTCGGAGTCTGTTCCAATTGCAGAACggaataaattaattttatatCATGGGTAAGTAAATATTTTGTATgaaaattttagttttcaaacggaaacaaaattgaaaacgTTATTTTTCCAGATcaaaccagcctgaaatctaCCAAGTTGCGGAAGGGACGCAAATTttaaaaagtcaaaatttcgacaattcaaaaaaGACCGTCATCTACGTTCATGGATATATTGAAAATCAAACATCCGTCAGTGTCCGAACAGTTGTTGAGGCGTATAACCAAAGGAATGACTACAACATCATCACATTGGATTGGAAGGAGGATGCGTCAGGAAGTTACCTTTTCAACGCTTTCCCCAACTCTATGAAGGTGAACTATTCAGTTTGAATTAGTGGTGGTAATTTTATCAACCTAGATTAAGTTTTACAGGCAACGTCAGACAAAATCAATTACGCTAttcattatttaattaaaaagtcCATCAATGGAAAAGCAATAATCAATGCAACTTGATAGATTACATTCTCAATAACCACAACTAGATTTCTACAATTTTCTAATTATCTTTAGGTAGGCGACGTCGTATCAAAGGCTGTTCTCAACATGATTGAAGAAGGTCTCAGCGTAGAGAGGTTGCATTTGGTAGGGCATTCATTAGGAGGGCAAATGGTAGGCAGAATTGGAGGTGAAGTTAAGAGAAGATCCGGTGGGCGAGTTGTGCTAAAACGGTAAAAATGAAATAAGGGAAACCATGTACTTTTCATGCttaaaatattttacaatagtATTTCTGCATTGGATCCTGCCTTCCCTGGTTTCTATGGACCGTTCCTGAAACACATAACAAAAGATGATGCTGAATTCGTTGATGTTATTCATACAGATGCTTGGATTTATGGTGCTCCAGCAAGCACAGGAACTGTAGACTTTTGGCCCAATAGTGGATCAGCTTTACAGCCCGGGTGTCCTACAAGACACGACATATTCCAGTTGGATGAAAACGGTATTAGCCCTCAAATCAATTTTACAATAAGATGTTTTAAGATTACTAATAAGTTTGGTTCTTAATATATGGGTTTGCATACTTATGAAAATCTGTCTTCCAATAGATCTTTGTAGCCATTGGCGATCATGGCGCTACTGGGCAGAGAGTCTTAATCAGAAGAACTCTCAACAATTCCATGCAGTTCCTGCCAAAAACTGGAGATCGTTCAAACAAGGAAATGTTGGTGAATATGATCCAAAAGTGGTTATGGGCAATGAATGTCCTTCGaggtaaaaattgaatttgcacTGGTTATGGTTAAAATTATTAAACatgttatgtttttttttcgcgTTTTTAGTGCATCTGGTGATTACTACTTGCAAACCAACGCTGAAGCTCCATTCGCTCGTGGTGAAGCTGGTACCAGCTACACTTCCGATGAAAGAATAATGTCAGATGTCAACAGCAATTTTATCGACAATGAACATTTAGGAGATTCACTTGGCAATTATAATGAAAAGACTTATGCAGAATCGCCATCTTATTAATCCAATATGACACATATGtaaatatcttatatataaataagtacGTAGTATAGAATTCCCTGCAGAATAAAAAGCATAAAACCATAATAAAATACctttttttaatgaattatgaattttttaactgaaatcatggaaaatttatgaaattgtGAGAACTCAAACTTCCACATTAAAGCTCCTCTGACACATGCTCCACGGTATACATACATAGATGGCACtttattttggtgttttttcaaggcttctttaatgaataaaaaataacTACCAAATGggtcgcaattatcctagtttgctgaccgcagaaatatgttctgaagaagaagcgaaaatttcaaaaaatttcgttggatagattttgggctatggtggcagcagattttcaataggcAGTTTCTAGAAAAATGCatgtaaaaagtagaatgtgatttttagccataaaaccttaactgactgttaatctgctatacctagtctatAAAC is a window encoding:
- the LOC119647146 gene encoding lipase member H-A-like isoform X1, which gives rise to MLIFIPSGQRPFTISYKRDESSNGYLLIYNRPAFNSGFCSGLQNQGNMRWHSTLFFLFVAVLKFSESVPIAERNKLILYHGSNQPEIYQVAEGTQILKSQNFDNSKKTVIYVHGYIENQTSVSVRTVVEAYNQRNDYNIITLDWKEDASGSYLFNAFPNSMKVGDVVSKAVLNMIEEGLSVERLHLVGHSLGGQMVGRIGGEVKRRSGGRVVLKRISALDPAFPGFYGPFLKHITKDDAEFVDVIHTDAWIYGAPASTGTVDFWPNSGSALQPGCPTRHDIFQLDENDLCSHWRSWRYWAESLNQKNSQQFHAVPAKNWRSFKQGNVGEYDPKVVMGNECPSSASGDYYLQTNAEAPFARGEAGTSYTSDERIMSDVNSNFIDNEHLGDSLGNYNEKTYAESPSY
- the LOC119647146 gene encoding lipase member H-A-like isoform X2, which codes for MWTDAQSPRVFSYKRDESSNGYLLIYNRPAFNSGFCSGLQNQGNMRWHSTLFFLFVAVLKFSESVPIAERNKLILYHGSNQPEIYQVAEGTQILKSQNFDNSKKTVIYVHGYIENQTSVSVRTVVEAYNQRNDYNIITLDWKEDASGSYLFNAFPNSMKVGDVVSKAVLNMIEEGLSVERLHLVGHSLGGQMVGRIGGEVKRRSGGRVVLKRISALDPAFPGFYGPFLKHITKDDAEFVDVIHTDAWIYGAPASTGTVDFWPNSGSALQPGCPTRHDIFQLDENDLCSHWRSWRYWAESLNQKNSQQFHAVPAKNWRSFKQGNVGEYDPKVVMGNECPSSASGDYYLQTNAEAPFARGEAGTSYTSDERIMSDVNSNFIDNEHLGDSLGNYNEKTYAESPSY